A stretch of the Pogona vitticeps strain Pit_001003342236 chromosome 8, PviZW2.1, whole genome shotgun sequence genome encodes the following:
- the APOC3 gene encoding apolipoprotein C-III, with the protein MRAPLLPLFVLLALFATLAWAEETQEENLIAKMRLFTQEASQRAQEHLATLQESEVAQKAREWLDSGITWSKEYLTELRERFSSLWETKA; encoded by the exons ATGAGGGCCCCGTTGCTGCCGCTGTTTGTCCTCCTGGCCCTCTTTGCCACCCTGGCAT GGGCCGAGGAGACCCAGGAAGAAAACCTGATCGCCAAGATGCGGCTCTTCACCCAGGAAGCCTCACAAAGGGCGCAGGAACACCTGGCCACCCTCCAGGAGTCCGAGGTGGCCCAAAAGGCCAG GGAGTGGTTGGACTCTGGCATCACCTGGAGCAAAGAGTACTTGACTGAGCTGAGGGAGAGGTTCTCCAGCTTGTGGGAGACAAAGGCGTGA
- the APOA1 gene encoding apolipoprotein A-I, whose translation MRVATVALLLVLLAGTQARHFWQRDEPQQTPVERWVEAVYAYLETTKAGANEALSQIDASTLGQKLDLHLRDSLQTLTGALSKVHEEFSPQVEAFKAQLHTDLENVQQQMTKDLDQMKTKIKPFVDDFNQKFQQDMVAFRNRLEPVMQEVRQMARQNMEAAQQKVQPLLEEARDKFRTHVDELRKNLAPYGEEIRQKFSEKMQELRDKGFPELTQYQTQVQQHLSALREKLVPLGEKLQAELTPLFETAKTRLQNLMGDVQRSLEQYMQQQQQQQQQGA comes from the exons ATGAGAGTCGCCACCGTCGCCCTTCTCCTGGTGCTCCTTGCGG GGACCCAGGCCCGCCACTTCTGGCAGCGCGATGAGCCCCAGCAGACCCCCGTGGAGCGCTGGGTCGAAGCCGTCTACGCCTACCTGGAGACCACAAAGGCCGGGGCCAACGAAGCCTTGTCCCAGATTGATGCCTCCACCCTGGGACAGAAGCTCGA CCTGCACCTGCGGGATTCCCTGCAGACCCTGACGGGGGCCCTGTCCAAGGTCCACGAGGAGTTCTCGCCCCAGGTGGAAGCCTTCAAGGCCCAGCTGCACACTGACCTCGAGAACGTCCAGCAGCAGATGACCAAAGACCTGGACCAAATGAAGACCAAGATCAAGCCCTTCGTGGATGACTTCAACCAGAAGTTCCAGCAGGACATGGTGGCCTTCCGTAACCGCCTGGAGCCCGTCATGCAGGAGGTGCGCCAGATGGCGCGCCAGAACATGGAGGCAGCCCAGCAGAAGGTGCAGCCTTTGCTCGAAGAGGCCCGAGACAAGTTTCGCACCCACGTGGATGAGCTGCGCAAGAACCTGGCCCCCTACGGCGAGGAGATCCGGCAGAAGTTCAGCGAGAAGATGCAGGAGCTGCGAGACAAAGGCTTCCCAGAGTTGACCCAGTACCAGACTCAGGTCCAGCAGCATCTCAGTGCCTTGAGGGAGAAACTCGTCCCCCTCGGGGAGAAGCTGCAGGCGGAATTGACACCTTTGTTTGAGACGGCCAAGACTCGGCTGCAGAACCTCATGGGCGACGTCCAGAGGAGCCTCGAGCAGtacatgcagcagcagcagcagcagcagcaacagggggCCTAG